One genomic region from Dehalococcoidia bacterium encodes:
- a CDS encoding P1 family peptidase: protein MSGSITDIPGIAVGHWTDRKAATGCTVVLCEAGAVGGVDVRGSAPGTRETDLLRPMNLVQSVHAILLSGGSAYGLDAAAGVMRYLEEKGIGFETRVARVPIVPAAVLFDLGIGRSDVRPGPRQGYLACQAALAEDVAEGSVGAGTGATVGKALGLARAVKGGIGVASRRVRRGPVVGALVAVNAYGDVVDEATGRIIAGPRKLRGRGYLSTVELLASGPSAEGGPLPANTTLGVVATDARLTKEQANKLAQMAHDGLARAVRPAHTMVDGDVIFALATGGYAGAADVSALGALAAEAVAEAIVRAVRLATPVAGIPAAEKMRQ, encoded by the coding sequence TTGTCTGGCTCGATCACTGACATCCCCGGCATCGCGGTGGGCCACTGGACGGACCGCAAGGCGGCCACCGGCTGCACCGTCGTCCTGTGCGAGGCGGGCGCCGTGGGGGGCGTGGATGTGCGCGGCTCCGCTCCGGGGACGCGGGAAACCGACCTGCTCCGGCCCATGAACCTGGTGCAGAGCGTCCACGCGATCCTGCTTAGCGGCGGCAGCGCCTATGGCCTGGACGCGGCGGCGGGCGTCATGCGCTACCTTGAAGAGAAGGGCATCGGTTTTGAGACGCGGGTCGCGCGGGTGCCCATCGTTCCGGCGGCTGTCCTCTTTGACCTGGGCATTGGCCGCTCCGACGTCCGGCCCGGCCCACGGCAAGGCTACTTGGCCTGCCAGGCCGCCCTCGCCGAGGACGTGGCCGAAGGCAGCGTCGGCGCGGGGACGGGCGCCACGGTGGGTAAGGCGCTGGGGCTGGCGCGCGCGGTCAAGGGCGGCATCGGCGTAGCGAGCCGACGTGTCCGGCGCGGCCCGGTGGTGGGCGCGCTGGTGGCCGTGAACGCCTACGGCGACGTCGTGGACGAGGCGACGGGCCGGATCATCGCCGGCCCGCGTAAGCTGCGGGGACGCGGCTATTTGAGCACGGTGGAGCTGCTGGCCTCCGGCCCTTCCGCGGAAGGGGGGCCTCTGCCCGCGAACACCACGCTGGGCGTGGTGGCGACGGACGCGCGATTGACCAAGGAGCAGGCGAACAAGCTGGCCCAGATGGCGCACGACGGGCTGGCGCGGGCCGTCCGGCCGGCGCACACCATGGTGGACGGCGACGTCATCTTCGCGCTGGCGACGGGCGGGTACGCGGGCGCGGCGGACGTCTCGGCGCTGGGCGCGCTGGCGGCGGAGGCCGTCGCGGAGGCTATCGTGCGCGCGGTGCGGCTGGCGACCCCCGTGGCGGGCATCCCGGCGGCAGAGAAGATGCGGCAGTAA
- a CDS encoding MFS transporter, protein MDATERRIIGYTAGAHYLSHALELTFAAVLVLVGMEYGVGPAMLGAMANAFALAFGATALPAGLLADRIGSRRLFVICLLSSAVAAALVAASSSLPVLTGALVLLGLTAGLYHPAGLSLIARATRARGIALGYHGVAGNLGVALTPFIAGGIGALLGWRAAYLFAGGLSLALAFVVHFSGIGEGEAPAAEKSAAPANAGGNGRSLVTPLVVIFGANFLTGFIYRGSVTFLPKHILENGHLGLFNMDPVAAAGSFTTIALLFGVVGQYLGGHLAHRFRLERIAVIMAFAIVPPLLLMGVASGGLLVAAAAAFAFFNFMGQPTFNSLVAEFTPRRLQGRSYGIYFFCSFGIGSFAAGVSGLIAERFGLPWIFFALAGVGVLLVLLTLYLLGLTSALRAKQTAAAA, encoded by the coding sequence ATGGACGCAACAGAGCGGCGCATCATCGGCTACACGGCGGGGGCGCATTACCTGAGCCACGCCTTAGAGCTGACGTTCGCCGCCGTGCTGGTCCTGGTGGGGATGGAGTACGGCGTCGGCCCTGCGATGCTGGGCGCCATGGCGAACGCCTTCGCCCTCGCCTTTGGCGCGACGGCGCTGCCCGCGGGCCTGCTGGCCGACCGCATCGGCTCGCGGAGACTCTTCGTCATCTGCCTGCTCTCCTCCGCCGTCGCGGCGGCGCTGGTGGCCGCCTCATCGTCGCTGCCCGTGCTGACAGGCGCGCTGGTGCTGCTGGGCCTCACCGCGGGCCTGTACCACCCGGCGGGCCTCTCGCTCATTGCGCGGGCAACCCGCGCGCGGGGCATCGCCCTGGGGTACCACGGCGTGGCGGGCAACCTGGGAGTCGCACTGACGCCCTTCATCGCGGGCGGGATAGGCGCACTGCTGGGCTGGCGCGCCGCCTACCTGTTCGCGGGCGGCCTGTCGCTGGCGCTGGCCTTCGTCGTCCACTTCTCCGGCATCGGTGAAGGCGAGGCGCCCGCCGCCGAGAAATCCGCCGCTCCGGCGAACGCGGGCGGCAACGGGCGCTCGCTGGTCACGCCGCTCGTCGTCATCTTCGGCGCGAACTTCCTGACGGGCTTCATCTACCGGGGGTCGGTCACGTTCCTGCCCAAGCACATTCTGGAGAACGGCCACCTGGGCCTTTTCAACATGGACCCGGTGGCGGCGGCCGGCTCGTTCACCACCATCGCCCTGCTGTTCGGCGTGGTGGGCCAGTACCTGGGCGGACACCTGGCCCACCGCTTCCGGCTGGAGCGCATAGCGGTCATCATGGCCTTCGCCATCGTCCCGCCTCTGCTCCTGATGGGCGTCGCATCGGGCGGACTGCTGGTGGCCGCCGCCGCGGCGTTCGCCTTCTTCAACTTCATGGGCCAGCCCACATTCAACAGCCTGGTGGCGGAGTTCACACCGCGACGTCTCCAGGGACGAAGCTACGGCATTTATTTCTTCTGCTCCTTCGGCATCGGCTCTTTCGCGGCGGGCGTCTCCGGACTCATCGCGGAGCGGTTCGGCCTGCCGTGGATTTTCTTCGCGCTGGCGGGCGTCGGCGTCTTGCTGGTGTTGCTGACGCTCTACCTGCTGGGCCTGACAAGCGCCCTCAGAGCGAAACAGACGGCGGCGGCGGCGTAG
- a CDS encoding DUF2520 domain-containing protein, which produces MNRKTRTGFVGAGTVGTALALALHRAGYRVVAVSSQTRASAERMAARVPGCRALADAQAVADAAELVFITTPDDAIARVAAGVRWRKGQAVVHCSGALSAGALSGAASRGARVGAFHPLQTFAGVADADALRGITFAVEAAQPLLGALTTMARAMGGRCITLEPDDRVLYHMGAAFASNYVVTVAALATRLWGHARIPSDEALRALLPLLRGTVRNLEDKGLPHALTGPIARGDMGTLSKHIAALESRAPEVMEAYRTLAMETIPIALAKGSISPARAQKMRAMLRQGTAS; this is translated from the coding sequence ATGAACAGAAAGACACGCACGGGGTTCGTGGGCGCGGGGACCGTCGGGACGGCCCTGGCGCTGGCGCTTCACCGCGCGGGCTACCGAGTCGTGGCCGTCAGCAGCCAGACGCGCGCCTCCGCGGAGCGCATGGCCGCGCGCGTGCCCGGCTGCCGGGCGCTGGCGGACGCGCAGGCCGTCGCCGACGCCGCGGAGCTGGTGTTCATCACGACACCGGACGACGCCATCGCGCGGGTGGCGGCGGGCGTGCGCTGGCGCAAGGGGCAGGCCGTCGTCCACTGCAGCGGCGCGCTGAGCGCCGGGGCGCTGTCCGGAGCGGCGTCGCGGGGCGCGCGCGTGGGCGCGTTCCACCCGCTCCAGACCTTCGCCGGAGTGGCCGACGCCGACGCGCTGCGCGGCATTACGTTCGCGGTGGAGGCCGCGCAGCCGCTGCTGGGCGCGCTCACGACGATGGCGCGGGCGATGGGTGGCAGGTGCATCACGCTGGAGCCGGACGACCGGGTGTTGTATCATATGGGCGCCGCGTTCGCGTCGAATTACGTCGTGACGGTGGCCGCCCTGGCGACGCGACTGTGGGGCCACGCGCGCATCCCTTCGGACGAGGCGCTGCGCGCCCTGCTGCCGCTGCTGCGCGGTACGGTACGCAATCTGGAGGACAAAGGGTTGCCCCACGCCCTGACGGGGCCGATCGCTCGCGGGGACATGGGGACGCTCAGTAAACATATAGCCGCCCTGGAGAGCAGGGCGCCGGAGGTGATGGAGGCCTATCGAACACTGGCCATGGAGACGATCCCTATCGCGCTGGCGAAGGGAAGCATAAGCCCGGCGCGCGCGCAGAAGATGCGGGCGATGCTGCGGCAGGGTACGGCATCCTAG
- the panB gene encoding 3-methyl-2-oxobutanoate hydroxymethyltransferase: MRLTISHVKEMKQRGEKIPMLTAYDYPTARLLDAAGIPLLLVGDSLGMVVLGYDSTVPVTIDDMLHHVKAVVRGSQRALVVGDMPFMSYQASTDEALRNAGRFLKEGGCQTVKLEGGERVAETVRRIVESGIPVMGHIGLTPQSVNQLGGYKVQGKTPRAAVQLIHDAHALEQAGCFALVLESVPTPLAKAITHRLTIPTIGIGAGPHCDGQVQVISDMLGLFTDFVPKHTKQYVRLADIIQKAVAEYASEVRSGAFPTLKESYAMDESVVQELLASAS; encoded by the coding sequence ATGCGTCTCACTATCAGTCACGTCAAGGAAATGAAGCAGCGCGGCGAGAAAATCCCCATGCTCACCGCGTACGACTACCCCACAGCCCGGCTACTGGACGCGGCGGGCATTCCTCTCCTCCTCGTCGGAGACAGCCTGGGCATGGTCGTCCTGGGCTACGACTCGACGGTGCCCGTGACGATAGACGACATGCTGCACCACGTCAAAGCGGTGGTGCGCGGCAGCCAGCGCGCCCTGGTCGTCGGCGACATGCCTTTCATGAGCTACCAGGCCAGCACGGACGAAGCGCTGCGCAACGCCGGTCGGTTCCTGAAGGAGGGCGGCTGCCAGACGGTCAAGCTCGAAGGCGGAGAGCGCGTCGCCGAGACGGTCCGGCGCATCGTGGAGTCGGGCATCCCCGTCATGGGGCACATCGGCCTGACGCCGCAGTCGGTCAACCAGCTCGGCGGGTACAAGGTGCAGGGCAAGACGCCGCGCGCCGCGGTGCAGCTCATCCACGACGCCCACGCGCTGGAGCAGGCGGGCTGCTTCGCGCTGGTGCTGGAGTCGGTGCCCACCCCGCTGGCGAAGGCCATCACGCATCGCCTGACCATCCCCACCATCGGCATCGGCGCGGGGCCGCACTGCGACGGGCAGGTCCAGGTCATCAGCGATATGCTGGGGCTGTTCACGGACTTCGTTCCCAAGCACACAAAGCAGTACGTCCGCCTGGCGGACATCATCCAGAAGGCCGTCGCCGAGTACGCGTCCGAGGTCCGCTCCGGGGCGTTCCCAACCCTCAAGGAAAGCTACGCCATGGACGAGAGCGTCGTCCAGGAGCTTTTGGCCAGCGCATCGTAG
- a CDS encoding LLM class flavin-dependent oxidoreductase translates to MNQTALKVGVGLGAWPFGERSADALWRFVDRAEALGIDSLWLSDRLVGAGLTLEPLTVLAAVAGRTKRMLFGTSVLVLPLRNPVLLAKELATLDFISGGRCLLAVGVGQEDDKSFDAVGVPLSERGRRADEAIVLMRRLWTEERVTFKGMFYQVTDIALQPKPARESGPPIWIGGRSQAALRRVGRLGDGWLAAQVTPEEYGPAVEAIRVAAREPGRQVPDDHYGVIVNYCVAPTAEEAERLAAPYVARRRSDIPLRSVAGLGPVADVRALLRRYLAAGASKFVLRPVCPPVMVMEQLDILGRDIAPQVEALSYPAQ, encoded by the coding sequence ATGAATCAAACTGCCCTCAAAGTCGGCGTCGGGCTGGGCGCGTGGCCGTTCGGTGAGCGCAGCGCGGACGCGCTCTGGCGCTTCGTGGACCGCGCCGAGGCCCTCGGCATTGACTCCCTCTGGCTCAGCGACCGCCTCGTCGGCGCGGGGCTGACGCTGGAGCCGCTCACCGTGCTCGCCGCCGTCGCGGGGCGCACAAAGCGCATGCTGTTCGGCACCAGCGTCCTCGTCCTGCCGCTGCGCAACCCCGTGCTGCTCGCCAAGGAGCTGGCGACGCTCGACTTCATCTCCGGCGGGCGCTGCCTGCTCGCCGTCGGCGTGGGCCAGGAGGACGACAAAAGCTTCGACGCCGTGGGCGTGCCCCTCAGCGAGCGCGGGCGCCGCGCGGACGAGGCCATCGTCCTCATGCGGCGACTATGGACGGAGGAGCGCGTCACCTTCAAGGGCATGTTCTATCAGGTGACAGACATCGCGCTCCAGCCGAAGCCCGCGCGGGAGTCGGGGCCGCCCATCTGGATTGGCGGACGGAGCCAAGCCGCGCTGCGCCGCGTCGGGCGGCTCGGCGACGGCTGGCTGGCCGCGCAGGTCACGCCGGAGGAGTACGGCCCGGCGGTGGAGGCCATCCGCGTCGCCGCGCGTGAGCCGGGCCGACAGGTGCCGGACGACCACTATGGCGTCATCGTCAACTACTGCGTCGCGCCGACGGCGGAGGAGGCGGAGCGCCTGGCCGCGCCCTACGTGGCGAGGCGTCGCAGCGACATCCCGCTGCGCTCCGTGGCCGGACTGGGGCCTGTCGCCGACGTGCGGGCGTTGCTGCGCCGCTACCTGGCTGCCGGGGCCAGCAAGTTCGTGCTGCGGCCCGTCTGCCCGCCGGTCATGGTCATGGAGCAGCTCGACATCCTGGGCCGCGACATCGCCCCCCAAGTCGAGGCGCTCTCCTATCCGGCCCAATAG
- a CDS encoding MmgE/PrpD family protein, with protein sequence MADVASRWYGPDEHEPTMALCEHLARATYDDIPDESRAYATRSIMDSFGIALAGSDSPSVRMALGLVRDWAGKPEARLLVTGERVPAPNAALVNTAMARARLLDDMEEGVGDHPTVAPLHAAVAAAEMAGGCSGKQLITAVTLASDLILRIRYALHSETRAFAWCTESFAPLAAAVAVGKVWGFDANGFADALGIAYQQLSSTWLMHQEGASIHHLQHGLAAHNGLLSALFARGGIKGTRNMIEREYGMIHALGSTAYDRSILLDELGKHYRNVDITLKRYPAAGFTCFAIDGVRELLRRHALSAADVQSATVYVNERAYLRACQPEAIKRRPPSLVHAQMSIPYTVAATIVRGDFFLDELTPESLTDPAILSMAERVRCVVDPELDKLNTVVAPLKLELHLTNGETRGMRVDYPRGHARNPMTLDEIAEKFRRCAGYAEQPLDQASVEKAIAALRRLEAVSDIRDVMSLLTVKRKRAGTAPAKRRRTARK encoded by the coding sequence ATGGCTGACGTTGCATCACGCTGGTACGGCCCGGACGAGCACGAGCCCACGATGGCGCTCTGCGAGCACCTCGCGCGCGCCACGTATGACGACATTCCCGACGAGTCGCGGGCGTACGCCACACGCTCCATCATGGACTCGTTCGGCATCGCGCTTGCGGGAAGCGACTCGCCCTCTGTGCGGATGGCGCTGGGCCTGGTCCGCGACTGGGCGGGCAAGCCGGAGGCAAGGTTGCTCGTCACCGGAGAGCGCGTGCCCGCGCCGAACGCCGCGCTGGTTAACACGGCCATGGCGCGCGCCCGCCTGCTGGACGACATGGAGGAGGGCGTCGGCGACCATCCCACAGTCGCGCCGCTGCACGCCGCGGTGGCTGCCGCCGAGATGGCCGGCGGGTGCTCCGGCAAACAGCTCATCACCGCGGTGACCCTGGCGTCGGATTTGATCCTCCGCATACGCTACGCCCTGCACTCGGAGACCCGCGCGTTCGCGTGGTGCACCGAGTCCTTCGCGCCGCTGGCCGCCGCCGTGGCGGTGGGCAAGGTCTGGGGCTTCGACGCCAACGGGTTCGCCGACGCGCTGGGCATCGCCTACCAGCAACTCTCCAGCACGTGGCTCATGCACCAGGAGGGGGCCTCCATCCATCACCTGCAGCACGGCCTTGCCGCCCACAACGGACTGCTGTCCGCCCTGTTCGCGCGCGGGGGCATCAAGGGAACGCGCAACATGATCGAACGGGAGTACGGGATGATCCACGCCCTCGGCTCCACCGCGTACGATCGGAGCATTCTGCTGGACGAGCTGGGCAAGCACTACCGGAACGTGGACATTACGTTGAAGCGCTACCCTGCGGCGGGCTTCACCTGCTTCGCCATAGATGGCGTGCGCGAGCTACTGCGGCGCCACGCCCTCTCCGCCGCGGACGTGCAGTCGGCCACGGTCTACGTGAACGAGCGGGCCTATCTGCGGGCGTGCCAGCCGGAGGCCATCAAGCGACGCCCGCCCTCGCTGGTCCACGCCCAGATGAGCATCCCTTACACCGTCGCGGCCACCATCGTGCGCGGCGATTTCTTCCTGGACGAGCTCACGCCGGAGAGCCTGACCGACCCCGCGATCCTGAGCATGGCGGAGCGCGTCCGCTGCGTCGTGGACCCGGAGCTGGACAAGCTGAACACCGTCGTAGCGCCCTTGAAGCTGGAGCTGCACCTCACAAATGGGGAGACCCGCGGCATGCGCGTGGACTATCCTCGCGGACACGCGCGGAACCCCATGACGCTGGACGAAATCGCGGAGAAGTTCCGCCGCTGCGCCGGCTATGCGGAGCAACCTCTGGACCAGGCAAGCGTGGAGAAGGCCATCGCCGCGCTGCGCCGCCTTGAGGCCGTGTCCGACATACGGGATGTGATGTCGCTGCTGACGGTCAAACGCAAGAGGGCGGGGACGGCCCCGGCAAAGCGCAGGCGTACCGCCCGGAAGTAA
- a CDS encoding DUF1829 domain-containing protein — translation MTVLECNELVTRYTEWLRSGVSAQATASGCCITTPFVDRHRDFLQIYVERSPSGKVTLSDDGYMMRDLKISGFELEGERREDAVTTILRSFGVELRGDELAVEATPQNFAQKKHNLIQAMLAVGDLVSLAQPTIAALFIDDVTRYLEANQVRAAPKLKIVGESGLDQSFDFVIPRSNGTPERLLKAVATPNRANIVELMFAWRDVRSTRLEGTVAFAIINDQERKMNPELTGALNSYEITSVLWSERERVVEQFRK, via the coding sequence ATGACTGTTCTTGAGTGCAACGAATTAGTCACTCGCTATACTGAATGGCTTAGAAGCGGGGTGAGTGCACAAGCCACAGCTTCTGGGTGCTGCATAACCACGCCTTTTGTTGATAGACATCGTGACTTCCTTCAGATATATGTGGAAAGGTCGCCGTCTGGCAAAGTAACCCTATCCGATGATGGGTATATGATGCGCGACTTGAAGATAAGCGGTTTTGAGCTTGAAGGGGAACGCAGGGAAGATGCCGTAACTACAATCCTCCGTTCTTTTGGCGTCGAACTACGCGGTGATGAGTTAGCTGTGGAAGCAACGCCACAAAACTTTGCCCAAAAGAAGCACAACTTGATCCAAGCGATGCTTGCCGTTGGTGACTTGGTTAGTTTGGCCCAACCAACAATTGCAGCTTTGTTTATTGATGATGTAACGCGCTATCTTGAGGCCAATCAGGTTCGAGCCGCCCCCAAACTCAAAATAGTTGGCGAGAGTGGACTTGACCAATCTTTTGATTTTGTCATACCGCGCTCCAACGGCACCCCAGAGAGATTATTGAAAGCGGTAGCGACTCCCAACCGAGCGAATATCGTCGAGTTAATGTTTGCGTGGAGAGATGTCCGAAGCACCCGACTAGAAGGTACTGTTGCGTTTGCCATTATTAATGACCAGGAAAGAAAGATGAATCCTGAACTGACTGGCGCTTTGAACTCCTATGAAATTACGTCCGTATTGTGGAGTGAGCGAGAGCGCGTTGTCGAGCAATTCCGTAAGTAG